The Pseudarthrobacter sulfonivorans genome includes a window with the following:
- a CDS encoding dihydrolipoamide acetyltransferase family protein — translation MIKEFRLPDLGEGLTESEILSWKVAVGDTVTLNQVIAEVETAKAVVELPSPFAGVITALHEEPGTIVEVGKPIVSFEVADDGGASPSGAAPAGAATTAAGTAKREPNLVGYGAVVESSGRPARRARTFTTPAVEPVRGPVVEPVETALVETEPVRPENPVVEPVETDAAERPRSTPPVRKLAKDLGVELAAVAGTGAGGLITREDVQNFVGGGELSAPVRHLSAVSDSVSPAGLAPQGGREVRTPIKGVRKFTAAAMVASAFTAPHATEFLTVDVTPTMDLLAKLKTSRAFSGYKLTPLTLVAKALLIALRRNPSLNSRWEEASQEIVQFNYVNLGIAAATPRGLTVPNIKDADTLSLLELSAALTGLTETARAGKTAPADLSGGTISITNIGVFGIDAGTPILNPGEAAILAVGAVRKMPWEFQDEVALRQVMTLSLSFDHRLVDGELGSRFLADIGAILAEPGMVLTMV, via the coding sequence ATGATCAAGGAATTCAGGCTCCCGGACCTCGGCGAAGGCCTCACGGAATCAGAAATCCTCAGCTGGAAAGTGGCAGTGGGGGACACGGTGACGCTGAACCAGGTCATCGCCGAGGTGGAAACCGCAAAGGCCGTAGTGGAGCTGCCGTCACCTTTCGCGGGCGTGATCACTGCGCTCCATGAAGAGCCGGGAACAATCGTGGAGGTGGGCAAACCGATCGTCTCCTTCGAAGTAGCGGACGACGGCGGCGCCTCACCTTCAGGGGCTGCGCCCGCCGGGGCGGCCACTACTGCAGCGGGTACCGCGAAACGCGAGCCGAACCTGGTTGGGTACGGCGCCGTCGTCGAAAGCTCAGGCCGTCCCGCCCGCCGGGCCCGCACCTTCACAACCCCGGCGGTTGAGCCTGTTCGCGGCCCGGTGGTTGAGCCTGTCGAAACCGCGCTCGTCGAAACCGAGCCTGTCAGACCCGAAAACCCTGTGGTTGAGCCTGTCGAAACCGACGCCGCGGAGCGCCCACGCTCCACCCCGCCGGTCCGGAAACTGGCCAAGGACCTCGGCGTCGAGCTGGCCGCGGTCGCGGGCACCGGAGCCGGCGGCCTGATCACGCGGGAGGATGTCCAGAATTTTGTTGGCGGCGGCGAATTGTCGGCACCGGTACGCCATCTTTCCGCCGTATCCGATTCGGTTTCCCCCGCGGGACTGGCGCCACAGGGTGGGCGGGAAGTCAGGACTCCCATCAAGGGTGTCCGCAAGTTCACGGCCGCCGCGATGGTGGCAAGTGCGTTCACGGCTCCCCACGCGACGGAATTCCTCACGGTGGATGTCACGCCCACCATGGACCTGCTGGCCAAGCTGAAGACGAGCCGGGCCTTTTCCGGCTACAAGCTCACGCCGCTGACGCTGGTGGCGAAGGCTCTGCTGATCGCGCTGCGGCGGAACCCGTCGCTGAACTCGCGGTGGGAGGAAGCCAGCCAGGAGATCGTGCAGTTCAACTACGTGAACCTGGGCATCGCCGCCGCAACTCCGCGCGGGCTCACCGTGCCGAATATCAAGGACGCGGATACCCTGTCGCTGCTGGAACTCTCCGCAGCCCTGACCGGGCTGACCGAGACGGCACGGGCCGGCAAGACCGCCCCGGCAGACCTGTCCGGCGGCACTATCTCCATCACGAATATCGGGGTCTTCGGCATCGACGCGGGCACTCCCATCCTGAACCCCGGCGAGGCTGCCATCCTGGCCGTGGGGGCCGTGCGGAAAATGCCGTGGGAATTCCAGGATGAGGTGGCCCTGCGCCAGGTCATGACGCTGAGCCTGTCCTTTGACCATCGCCTGGTGGACGGGGAGCTGGGCTCGCGGTTCCTCGCCGATATTGGCGCCATCCTGGCCGAACCTGGCATGGTGCTCACGATGGTCTAA
- a CDS encoding collagen-like triple helix repeat-containing protein, with the protein MSNPQGPYQPVQPAAWPAQPTGQPGNPGEHGAPPLPGNPPQHGAPGQYGAPGQYSSEGPFGLPGQEPPAQSRRKLWTILGVVGGVLLLAVVGVLILVNIVNGATNHARGLADSFTKLVIAGDSSKAYDDYLDPALHEQLTKEDFIAGIKTLEMDSTCKTAYNEVKASTENGTKAADVAGLITCDGDKKIDLVYRFEGTDELKMINIKLKPQA; encoded by the coding sequence GTGAGCAATCCTCAGGGACCGTACCAGCCGGTCCAGCCGGCGGCCTGGCCCGCGCAACCAACGGGGCAGCCCGGCAACCCCGGGGAGCATGGCGCGCCACCGCTGCCCGGCAACCCGCCACAGCACGGTGCGCCGGGGCAATACGGTGCACCCGGGCAATACTCGTCCGAGGGGCCATTCGGCCTGCCCGGACAAGAGCCCCCGGCGCAAAGCCGCCGGAAGCTGTGGACCATCCTCGGCGTTGTGGGCGGTGTCCTGCTGCTGGCGGTCGTCGGTGTCCTCATCCTGGTCAACATTGTCAACGGAGCCACCAACCATGCCCGGGGCCTGGCTGACAGCTTCACCAAGCTGGTGATTGCCGGCGACAGTTCCAAGGCCTACGACGACTATCTTGACCCCGCCCTCCATGAGCAGCTGACCAAGGAGGACTTCATCGCCGGTATCAAGACCCTGGAGATGGACAGCACCTGCAAGACTGCCTACAACGAAGTCAAGGCCAGCACCGAGAACGGCACCAAGGCGGCCGACGTAGCCGGCCTCATCACCTGCGACGGCGACAAGAAGATCGACCTCGTCTACCGCTTCGAAGGCACCGACGAGCTGAAAATGATCAACATCAAGCTCAAGCCCCAGGCCTAG
- a CDS encoding acetyl/propionyl/methylcrotonyl-CoA carboxylase subunit alpha: MTVSMPAVPSAIRQKPLFSTVLVANRGEIACRVIRTLRALGIRSVAVYSDADAGARHVREADTAVRIGPAAAGESYLKIEAILQACRDTGAEAVHPGYGFLSENVDFARALEAAGITFIGPGVESLNVMGDKIRSKNHVAGYGVPVVPGIAEPGMTDAQLMEAAPAVGFPLLIKPSAGGGGKGMHIVERHEDLEATLATARRVAASAFGDDTLFLERLVRTPRHIEVQVLADNHGNVIHLGERECSLQRRHQKVIEEAPSPLLESLHDGGATRARIGEAACQAARSVHYSGAGTVEFLVSDEAPDEFFFMEMNTRLQVEHPVTEMVTGVDLVEWQVRIAAGEELTVRQADVELNGHAAEARVYAEIPERNFMPSTGTVLLLDEMPDHGAGMIRVDSALLEGLEISSSYDPMISKVIAWGPDRTVALDTLDAALAGYTALGIDTNVEYLRLLINDDDVRAGHLDTGLIERKMPDFAFRRIDDAELVAAALYAVVSGEQDITGTPPGPWQASNGWRIGAPAPRRISLGTPDGGIATVSVTGRVAAGPVQVCVGDGQWRTASLRLPGRGSLVLTLDGEPTDYSLAPADAGPVNLTRDNLPSGVPAELFLGNGGWSCRLEPLTRESRLVRVLAAVEREEGTADPEVRSPMPGTVVSVAVSNGDTVEAGQVLLSVEAMKMEHQLVAEVAGTVHISIKAGQPVKADQVLATIHPSTTDSDADSLQDSNTESNKDSNKDSNNTGKGA, encoded by the coding sequence ATGACCGTTTCCATGCCCGCCGTTCCTTCCGCAATCCGGCAGAAGCCGCTGTTCAGCACCGTGCTCGTCGCCAACCGCGGGGAGATTGCCTGCCGCGTCATCCGCACACTGCGTGCCCTGGGCATCCGCTCCGTAGCCGTCTACAGCGACGCCGACGCCGGGGCCCGCCACGTTCGCGAGGCTGACACCGCCGTGCGGATTGGCCCTGCCGCCGCAGGAGAAAGCTACCTGAAGATCGAGGCGATCCTCCAGGCCTGCCGCGACACCGGCGCCGAGGCAGTCCACCCCGGCTACGGCTTCCTCAGCGAGAACGTCGATTTTGCCCGCGCCCTCGAAGCCGCCGGCATCACCTTCATTGGCCCCGGCGTTGAGTCCCTGAACGTCATGGGCGACAAGATCCGGTCCAAGAACCACGTGGCCGGCTACGGAGTCCCCGTAGTGCCGGGCATCGCCGAACCGGGCATGACTGACGCGCAACTCATGGAGGCCGCGCCCGCCGTCGGGTTCCCGTTGCTCATCAAACCGTCAGCGGGCGGCGGCGGCAAGGGCATGCACATCGTGGAGCGCCACGAGGACCTCGAAGCCACGCTGGCCACCGCCCGCCGCGTCGCCGCGAGCGCCTTCGGCGATGACACCCTTTTCCTCGAACGGCTCGTCCGCACGCCGCGGCACATCGAGGTCCAGGTCCTGGCGGACAACCACGGCAACGTGATCCATCTGGGGGAGCGGGAGTGCTCGCTGCAGCGCCGCCACCAAAAGGTGATTGAGGAAGCGCCGTCGCCGCTGCTGGAGTCATTGCACGACGGCGGGGCCACCCGGGCCCGGATCGGCGAGGCCGCCTGCCAGGCGGCCCGCAGCGTCCACTACAGCGGCGCGGGAACTGTGGAATTCCTGGTCTCCGACGAGGCCCCTGACGAGTTCTTCTTTATGGAGATGAATACCCGTCTCCAGGTGGAGCACCCGGTGACCGAAATGGTCACCGGCGTGGACCTGGTCGAATGGCAGGTCCGCATCGCCGCCGGTGAGGAACTGACGGTCCGCCAGGCCGACGTCGAACTCAACGGGCACGCCGCCGAAGCCCGCGTCTACGCGGAAATCCCGGAGCGGAACTTCATGCCGTCCACCGGGACCGTGCTCCTGCTGGACGAAATGCCCGATCACGGAGCCGGCATGATCCGGGTGGATTCGGCCCTGCTCGAGGGGCTCGAGATCTCCTCCAGCTACGATCCGATGATCTCCAAAGTCATCGCGTGGGGCCCGGACCGCACCGTTGCCCTGGATACCCTGGACGCGGCACTCGCCGGCTACACAGCCCTTGGCATCGATACGAATGTTGAGTACCTGAGGCTGCTGATCAACGACGACGACGTCCGCGCCGGGCATCTCGACACCGGCCTGATCGAGCGCAAGATGCCGGACTTCGCCTTCCGGCGGATTGACGACGCCGAACTGGTCGCGGCCGCCTTGTACGCCGTTGTGAGCGGGGAACAGGACATCACGGGGACGCCCCCCGGTCCATGGCAGGCCAGCAACGGCTGGCGGATCGGCGCGCCGGCGCCCCGGCGGATCAGCCTGGGAACGCCCGACGGCGGCATCGCAACAGTGAGTGTCACAGGCCGCGTGGCCGCCGGCCCGGTCCAGGTCTGTGTCGGTGACGGGCAATGGCGGACGGCCTCGCTGCGACTGCCGGGCCGCGGGAGCCTGGTCCTTACCCTGGATGGCGAACCCACGGACTACTCGCTGGCGCCGGCGGACGCGGGCCCGGTCAACCTCACCCGGGACAACCTGCCCTCAGGAGTTCCCGCGGAACTGTTCCTCGGCAACGGAGGCTGGTCCTGCCGGCTGGAGCCGCTGACGCGGGAGTCTCGGCTTGTCCGGGTTCTCGCCGCCGTCGAGCGCGAGGAAGGCACCGCGGACCCGGAGGTGCGCTCGCCCATGCCCGGCACGGTGGTATCCGTTGCGGTCAGCAACGGCGACACCGTGGAAGCCGGCCAGGTCCTTCTCTCCGTGGAAGCCATGAAGATGGAACACCAGCTCGTGGCAGAGGTGGCCGGCACGGTCCACATCAGCATCAAGGCCGGTCAGCCGGTCAAAGCAGACCAGGTGCTGGCCACCATCCACCCTTCAACCACCGATTCAGACGCAGATTCACTTCAGGATTCCAACACGGAGTCGAACAAGGATTCCAACAAGGACTCCAACAACACAGGCAAGGGAGCCTAG
- a CDS encoding alpha-ketoacid dehydrogenase subunit beta — MTQMTFARAINSGLRKSLENDPKVILMGEDIGTLGGVFRVTDGLQKDFGTHRVVDTPLAESAIMGTAVGLAYRGYRPVVEIQFDGFIYPAFDQIVSQVAKLHYRTQGAVKMPITIRVPFGGGIGSPEHHSESPEAYFTHTSGLRVVSVSNPQDAHTVIQQAILSDDPVLYFEPKRRYHDKGEVDEGIDPRTALPMDSARVVTEGTDVTLVAYGPLVKTAKDAATAAADEGISIEVIDLRSLAPVDYATVEASVRKTGRLVVTHEAGQSGGLGAEVAASITERCFYHLETAPVRITGFDIPYPYSKLEMHHLPGLDRILDGVDRALGRPNSLSGLEG, encoded by the coding sequence ATGACCCAGATGACCTTTGCCCGCGCCATCAATTCCGGCCTGCGCAAATCCCTCGAAAACGATCCAAAAGTCATCCTCATGGGCGAGGACATCGGTACCCTCGGCGGTGTTTTCCGGGTGACCGACGGCCTCCAGAAGGATTTCGGCACCCACCGTGTGGTGGACACCCCGCTGGCCGAGTCGGCCATCATGGGCACCGCCGTCGGCCTCGCCTACCGCGGTTACCGCCCGGTGGTGGAGATCCAGTTCGACGGCTTTATCTACCCTGCCTTCGACCAGATCGTGAGCCAGGTGGCAAAGCTGCACTACCGCACCCAGGGGGCCGTGAAGATGCCCATCACCATCCGCGTCCCGTTCGGAGGCGGCATCGGCTCACCCGAGCACCACTCCGAGTCGCCAGAGGCGTACTTCACGCATACATCGGGGCTTCGCGTGGTCAGCGTCTCCAACCCGCAGGATGCCCACACCGTGATCCAGCAGGCCATCCTGTCCGATGACCCGGTACTGTACTTCGAACCCAAGCGCCGCTACCACGACAAGGGTGAAGTGGATGAGGGCATCGATCCGCGCACCGCGCTGCCCATGGACTCCGCCCGCGTTGTCACCGAGGGCACGGACGTGACGCTCGTGGCCTACGGGCCGTTGGTGAAGACGGCCAAGGACGCAGCAACCGCGGCCGCCGACGAAGGCATCTCCATCGAGGTCATCGACCTGCGCTCGCTGGCACCCGTGGACTACGCCACCGTTGAAGCATCCGTCCGGAAAACGGGCAGGCTGGTGGTCACCCATGAAGCCGGCCAGTCCGGTGGCCTGGGCGCCGAAGTTGCGGCCAGCATTACCGAGCGGTGCTTCTACCACCTCGAAACCGCCCCCGTCCGTATCACCGGGTTCGATATTCCCTACCCGTACTCCAAGCTCGAAATGCACCATCTGCCCGGCCTGGACCGGATCCTCGACGGCGTGGACCGCGCCCTCGGACGCCCGAACTCCCTCAGCGGGTTGGAAGGATGA
- a CDS encoding SACE_7040 family transcriptional regulator, with the protein MAHAAPGTPRSQAKENRRQALLTAAAALFALHGFNRVSLEDLGAAAGVSGPAVYRHFQGKQAVLGDLLLTVSRELLDGGLRVISETKDPMAALRRLVGFQVEFALGKPDVIRVQDRDFSNLSQKDQSEVRTLQRNYVEIWVEVLALLHPGTDAVELRMRAHATFGLINSTPHSVRNHGRKIAPKTARPLLESMALAALTVNVPPAP; encoded by the coding sequence ATAGCCCACGCAGCTCCCGGAACGCCCCGCAGCCAGGCGAAGGAGAACCGCCGCCAGGCGCTGCTTACCGCCGCCGCGGCACTCTTCGCCCTGCACGGATTCAACCGGGTATCGCTGGAAGACCTGGGCGCCGCAGCCGGTGTCAGCGGCCCGGCCGTCTATCGCCATTTCCAGGGCAAGCAGGCGGTGTTGGGAGACCTGCTGCTCACCGTCAGCCGCGAGCTGCTCGACGGCGGCCTGCGCGTCATTTCCGAAACCAAGGACCCCATGGCAGCGCTCCGAAGGCTGGTGGGATTCCAAGTGGAGTTTGCCCTTGGCAAGCCCGACGTAATCCGGGTGCAGGACCGCGATTTCAGCAACCTCAGCCAGAAGGACCAGTCCGAGGTCCGGACACTGCAGCGGAACTACGTGGAGATTTGGGTGGAGGTCCTGGCGCTGCTGCATCCGGGCACCGACGCCGTCGAACTGCGGATGCGGGCGCACGCTACGTTCGGCCTGATCAACTCCACGCCACACTCGGTGCGCAACCACGGACGGAAAATCGCGCCCAAAACGGCCCGGCCTCTTCTCGAGAGCATGGCGCTTGCGGCGCTCACGGTGAACGTTCCCCCGGCCCCCTGA
- the pdhA gene encoding pyruvate dehydrogenase (acetyl-transferring) E1 component subunit alpha, translating to MSTDRNLIQLVTPAGERISHPEFDPWVKDIGDEQLCSLYEDLTVIRRIDVEATALQRQGELGLWPPLLGQEAAQVGSGRALRDDDFVFSSYRENGVAYCRGVDLTDITRVWRGTASSGWDPYSVNMATPQIIIGAQTLHATGYAMGIQNDGADSVAVTYFGDGATSEGDVNEAMVFAASFQAPVVFFCSNNHWAISEPVRLQSHIQIADRATGFGIPSLRVDGNDVLAVMAATRVALDRARHGGGPTFIEAVTYRMGPHTTADDPTRYRDANELEDWAAKDPILRIKALLERKGLLTDQVQQHVHDKAESVAREIRSGCIGMPDPEPMDIFKHVYSEPNSWLDRQQDHYARYLASFGDPAGATSEEGAR from the coding sequence GTGTCTACAGACAGGAACCTGATCCAGCTGGTTACCCCGGCAGGGGAGCGGATCAGCCACCCGGAGTTTGACCCCTGGGTGAAGGACATCGGGGATGAGCAGTTGTGTTCCCTCTACGAGGACCTGACGGTCATCCGGCGGATCGATGTTGAGGCCACCGCCCTCCAGCGTCAGGGCGAGCTCGGTCTTTGGCCCCCGTTGCTGGGGCAGGAGGCGGCGCAAGTCGGTTCCGGCAGGGCCCTGCGCGATGACGACTTTGTCTTCTCCAGCTACCGGGAAAACGGTGTGGCGTACTGCCGCGGCGTGGACCTGACCGACATTACGCGGGTGTGGCGTGGCACGGCCTCCTCCGGGTGGGATCCGTACTCCGTGAATATGGCCACCCCGCAGATCATCATCGGCGCGCAGACCCTGCATGCCACCGGTTACGCCATGGGCATCCAGAACGACGGCGCGGACTCGGTGGCGGTGACATACTTCGGCGACGGTGCCACCAGCGAAGGCGACGTCAACGAGGCCATGGTCTTTGCCGCCAGCTTCCAGGCACCCGTGGTCTTCTTCTGCTCGAACAACCACTGGGCAATTTCGGAGCCCGTGCGGTTGCAGTCCCACATTCAGATCGCGGACCGGGCCACCGGATTCGGCATTCCGAGCCTCCGGGTGGACGGCAATGATGTGCTGGCCGTGATGGCAGCCACGCGCGTGGCATTGGACCGTGCCCGGCACGGTGGCGGACCCACCTTCATCGAAGCGGTCACCTACCGCATGGGACCGCACACCACCGCCGACGATCCCACCCGCTACCGTGACGCCAATGAACTGGAGGACTGGGCTGCAAAGGACCCCATCCTGCGGATCAAGGCACTGCTGGAACGCAAAGGACTCCTCACGGATCAGGTCCAGCAGCACGTTCACGACAAGGCAGAGTCAGTCGCCCGCGAAATCCGTTCAGGCTGCATCGGCATGCCGGATCCGGAGCCGATGGACATCTTCAAGCACGTATACAGCGAGCCCAACTCGTGGCTGGACCGGCAGCAGGACCACTACGCCCGTTACCTGGCTTCCTTCGGCGATCCCGCGGGAGCCACCTCAGAAGAAGGTGCACGCTGA
- a CDS encoding carboxyl transferase domain-containing protein translates to METLASRLDAASEAFAANNAAQLALAAELRTRLAEAALGGPEKSRERHVGRGKLLPRERIDRLLDDGSPFLEIAPLAANGMYNNDSPGAGVIAGIGLVHGRQVLVISNDATVKGGTYYPMTVKKHLRAQEIALENRLPCIYLVDSGGAFLPKQDEVFPDKEHFGRIFFNQAKMSAAKIPQIASVMGSCTAGGAYVPAMSDETVIVRNQGTIFLGGPPLVKAAIGEIVTAEELGGGDVHSKISGVTDHLAENDEHALQMVRDIVSTLPRPAAPAWDVDTVVEPLADPAELYGAVPTDVNAQYDVHEVIARLVDGSRFHEFKKEYGTTLVTGFARLHGHPVGIVANNGVLFSESSLKGAHFIELCDQRGIPLIFLQNISGFMVGRDSEQGGIAKNGAKMVTAVATARVPKLTVVIGGSFGAGNYSMCGRAYSPRFLWMWPASRISVMGGNQASGVLATVKRDQYEARGEEWSAEDEEAFKAPIKQQYEDQGSPYYSTARLWDDGVIDPADTRTVLGLALDVVSRTPLPETSFGLFRM, encoded by the coding sequence ATGGAGACTCTCGCCAGCCGGCTTGATGCCGCAAGTGAAGCGTTTGCTGCAAACAACGCTGCCCAGCTCGCGCTGGCCGCCGAGCTCCGGACCAGGCTGGCTGAGGCCGCGTTGGGCGGGCCGGAGAAGTCGCGGGAGCGCCATGTGGGGCGCGGGAAGCTGCTGCCCCGGGAGCGCATTGACCGGCTGCTGGATGATGGCAGCCCGTTCCTGGAGATCGCGCCGCTGGCAGCCAACGGCATGTACAACAACGACTCGCCGGGAGCCGGGGTTATTGCCGGCATCGGCCTGGTCCACGGCCGCCAGGTGCTGGTGATCTCCAACGACGCCACTGTCAAGGGCGGCACCTACTACCCGATGACCGTGAAGAAGCACCTCCGCGCCCAGGAGATAGCGCTGGAGAACCGGCTGCCGTGCATCTATCTGGTGGATTCGGGCGGGGCGTTCCTCCCGAAGCAGGACGAAGTCTTTCCTGACAAGGAGCATTTCGGCCGGATCTTCTTCAACCAGGCGAAGATGTCTGCCGCGAAGATCCCGCAGATCGCCTCGGTGATGGGCTCCTGCACGGCAGGCGGCGCTTATGTTCCGGCGATGAGCGATGAGACGGTGATCGTGCGGAACCAGGGCACTATCTTCCTGGGCGGTCCGCCGCTGGTGAAGGCTGCCATCGGGGAGATCGTCACGGCGGAGGAACTCGGCGGCGGTGACGTGCACTCGAAAATCTCCGGCGTCACCGACCACCTGGCGGAGAACGATGAGCATGCCCTGCAGATGGTCCGGGACATCGTCTCCACGCTGCCGAGGCCGGCTGCCCCTGCCTGGGATGTGGACACCGTCGTCGAGCCCCTCGCGGATCCGGCGGAGTTGTACGGCGCCGTCCCCACGGACGTCAACGCGCAGTACGACGTCCACGAGGTCATTGCCCGGCTGGTGGACGGCAGCAGGTTCCACGAGTTCAAGAAGGAGTACGGCACCACCCTGGTCACAGGTTTTGCCAGGCTGCACGGGCACCCGGTGGGGATCGTGGCCAACAACGGCGTACTCTTCAGCGAGTCCTCGCTCAAGGGCGCGCACTTCATCGAACTCTGCGACCAGCGCGGCATTCCGCTTATTTTCCTGCAGAACATTTCCGGGTTCATGGTGGGCAGGGATTCCGAGCAGGGTGGCATTGCCAAAAACGGCGCCAAGATGGTCACCGCCGTCGCCACCGCCCGGGTGCCCAAGCTGACCGTCGTCATCGGCGGGTCCTTCGGCGCCGGCAACTACTCCATGTGCGGGCGGGCGTACTCGCCGCGCTTCCTGTGGATGTGGCCGGCAAGCCGCATCTCGGTGATGGGAGGGAACCAAGCCTCCGGCGTTCTCGCAACCGTCAAGCGTGACCAGTACGAGGCCCGTGGCGAGGAATGGTCCGCAGAGGACGAGGAAGCCTTCAAGGCCCCGATCAAACAGCAGTACGAGGACCAGGGCAGCCCGTACTATTCCACCGCCCGCCTCTGGGACGACGGCGTGATCGACCCCGCGGATACCCGCACCGTCCTGGGACTGGCGCTCGACGTCGTCTCCCGCACCCCCCTGCCGGAGACCTCCTTCGGCCTTTTCCGGATGTGA
- a CDS encoding Lrp/AsnC family transcriptional regulator, whose product MQALDGTDTRLLSALARDPRRTVVALAQKLGLSRNTVQARMAQLEKKHVFLSFERRINPASLGYPLMAFISVHVQQQKLGQLAHDLAGIPEILEGYGLTGSADLLLRVVALDAEDLFRINGKILACDGVDRTDTALAMSELIPFRIQPLLERGSGDA is encoded by the coding sequence ATGCAAGCTTTGGATGGCACGGACACGCGGCTACTCTCGGCACTGGCCCGCGACCCCCGGCGGACCGTGGTGGCGTTGGCCCAGAAGCTGGGGCTGTCCCGGAACACCGTGCAGGCGCGCATGGCCCAGCTGGAAAAGAAGCACGTCTTCCTGTCCTTCGAACGGCGTATCAACCCGGCATCCCTGGGCTATCCGCTCATGGCGTTCATTTCCGTCCACGTCCAGCAGCAGAAACTGGGACAGCTGGCCCATGACCTCGCCGGCATTCCGGAAATCCTGGAAGGCTACGGCCTCACCGGCTCCGCTGACCTCCTGCTCCGGGTAGTGGCCCTGGACGCAGAGGACCTCTTCCGGATCAACGGGAAAATCCTGGCGTGCGATGGAGTGGACAGGACGGACACCGCACTGGCCATGAGCGAACTCATCCCGTTCCGCATCCAGCCGCTGCTTGAGCGGGGATCCGGAGACGCTTAG